The nucleotide sequence TGTAGTCGCCGTGCGAGAAGTTCGCGAAGTTCAGAATACTGTAGGTCATCGAGAGCCCGATACCGGCGAGACCGATCACGAGGCCGCGCATCACGCCGTCCCAGACGAGGGAGCCGAGCCGCGAGAAAGATATCGATCCCGAAATGAGCAGCCCCCAGAACAGATCGGCGAGAAACAGGAGGCCGACCGCGACGAAGACGGCCGCCAACACCCGGTCAGCCGTCAGTCGCCACCGGCCCGTGAGCGATTCCGTGAGTCCCATTCGTCCTGTGTGGGAACGTGACATGGACATAAACCTTTCTTTCAGGTGAGTGATAGGCGGTCGCAGGCCGCCGGGACGGAACTGACTTCGGCGGCGGCGGCGAAGGGGGGATATGTGGACGGTCGAACCGGCGGAGCCGGGCGACGCGGCGGCGGTGGCGGACCTCTGGGTGGCGCTGGCGAGCGACCAGCGACGGCACGGGTCGCATCTCCGCGCCGCGGCGAACCGGGAGCCGATCAGGGCGGCGATGGCGCGGGCCGCGGCCGACGACCGACTCGACGTGGCCCGCGACGGCGGCGATATCGTCGGCTTCGTTCACTACGCCGTCGAACGGGGCTCGCTCGTCCAGGACCTGACCCGCGGCGTCGTCAACGACCTCTACGTCGTTCCGGAGCGGCGGAGCGAGGGCATCGGGA is from Haloplanus salinarum and encodes:
- a CDS encoding GNAT family N-acetyltransferase, which gives rise to MWTVEPAEPGDAAAVADLWVALASDQRRHGSHLRAAANREPIRAAMARAAADDRLDVARDGGDIVGFVHYAVERGSLVQDLTRGVVNDLYVVPERRSEGIGTSLLDAAEATLRDRGADTVSVEALADNERAIRLYERRGYRPHRVEFEREVENDKRSRGDR